Genomic segment of Populus nigra chromosome 6, ddPopNigr1.1, whole genome shotgun sequence:
TAGTAGCAGAAGCATGTGTGTCTGTCATGCTTATGGTTAACCATTGATTTCAAgtattttaaagagaaaaaccaTCTACGATCTCTGCTGTTTTGTTGTTTCCTCTGTATTGGACCCGCGGCTCCATGGTTTCTCGATTCCCTGTTTCTGTTTCCTCTGTATTGGACCTGCTAGCTTTTCAAGTTGGGCTCCTGTTTGAACGTGTTTCACACATGCCATGTTTATAATCCGATTGTTTCCTGGGAGTAATAAATGGCTTGCGTTTCTTCGTGTTTCACGTGTTTCGTCTCTCAAAAATATAGTTTCAATTCATACACAagctcaaaatataatttctcgGCGAAAGAAATTATTGGAGCCTCGTAAATGAGCAGGAGAAACTAGCCGTGGTCCCCTATATCTTGCATCCTTAATCACAGGTCAGGGAGCTTTCACGGCGTGTTCCGCGCGctagaaagaataaagaaaatagaGGTTCTGTTGTTttctctgatattttttttctgaaacatTTAGTTCGAGTTTATcgagaaaagaataaaaaaggacttatcaaaaatttatttgcgGTGAGACAGGAAACTTGTTCTGAgccacaaataaataaagaacaaatgaaGAAATTCATGGGAGTCGCGTGGACTAGACCTAAAGAGTGTGTTTGACAGTGtagtagtggttgtttttcaaatagcttttcatactgaaatacatgttaatgatattttttcattttttaaaaattatttttgacatcagcacatcaaaacgatccaaaaaatataaaccgcactcaattttagcaaaattttttttttttaaatttgatcaaacataaattcaacCGCATAGCCAAACAAACTTGCTTTAATGGTTAGCCGGGCTTATCTAGTTAATCCAAGATTTCCAACCATATCGCAGTACCTGTCCATCAACTATAACTTAAGTATGTCGAAGGAACCTTCTGTGccctatcttcttcttttttctttcaaaatatgaGTGCATATAATAGCTGGGAAACTTGGATGTGCTTTGAATTTTGCTAGTACAGTTTTTATTCATGAATGTGCTCTGAATTAGAAAAATGTGTAGATAAAAAtgtaatttgaacttgaaatttctaaatttaaacTTGTGTTTCTATTCTTAGTAATAGGATAaatcactaaaaataaaaaacacagttTCATATGTTTGCTCTTGTATTTTGTGCCGTGGAGAATTCTACcccacaataaatataaaaacagaaGCTTAGACAAACGCACTCTTATTTCAAATCCAATACACGGACTCACTGTACTCCTCCACTGAGTTCACCTCACCTACTCGCTCCTCCCTTGCTTTCTTTAAAAGGAGGCAGCCCATTTTCTTATACGAAGCTCCGAACCCAAGAATCGTTTTAGTTCGCTGTGAAAAGCTTAATTCGGAAGCGTTAGGATCCATGAGATCCGTTGAGGAGTCCGAATCTATGACGGGCAACTCATCAGCTTCATCGGCTATTGATTTCCCCACATTGTGCCATCGATTGAAGGTATGAATGAGAGTGGGAAAAggattgcttttcttttcttagaatATAGATTGGGAAATGGAAAAGCTTTCACCTTTTTCTTGTTAACTATGAAATGGGGTTTCTTTTTCCAGTTTAGAGCAGATAATTTGTGTCTGTGATTGattaagaaattatgattttaggtTAGAAATCAATGCAAGAACAAGATCATCCAATTCTTGTTCTATTCACTTTTTTATTCCCTAAAAGTTAGCAGCGATTTGGCTTTCCAAATTGTAAGGACTATAAGCTTAAGCAaatttgttgatattgttgGAGTAAAGGAGAGTAATTATTGAGTTGCCTTCTAGTTGATTAGTTTGTCAGGACTGGATTGGATTGTGTATGTAGGTCAGTGCAAAGACTGGATATTATTGTGTTTGTTACATTAATTAGGACTTCAAAAACTGGCATTCAAGGGCATCCCATTTTACCATAAATCCATGTGCATGTGCTGTACTAAGTGTTCTCACCGATGAGTTTATGCAAATTATGCTCTAGCTTGGTCTGCAGAGATTACCAGACTACTGTTGTTGTGCTTTAAGAATTATAGTGAAACCTTGCATGATGGAAATCGAGTGGCCCCTGTACCTGTAATTGAAATCTCTATCATAAATTCTCAGCCTTGACAATGCAATGTGTTTTAGAATTAGTGTCTCCGCTACATATATTCAAGTGGCTTATTATGGTACAAAAGCCCCTTGAAGTTCTGCTTGTTTCACCTGTAAGCAACTCTGAAAGAGGTTGGAGCCAGTATtcctttcctttgtttttcaaataccATGGGTGCGTACATGCTTGTGTATTTATGCCTTGTATACATATgcttcttaatgttttttttgttgcatttcTCTTTGCTTTGATCATGAGCAAAATATTTGgttctcatttgatttttttttctttttgcctttTTACTCTATGTGAGCCTGATCTGATGTAGGTAAAGGTCTAGATTACATTTTAGAAATgtctaatctctctctctcagatCACAAAACTGAAGGGATGGATCAACCATGGGATAAAGGGTCCTGAATCAATTGCTGACCATATGTACAGTATGTCATTGATGGCTCTGATTGCTGATGATCGTTTTAGTTCGCTGTGAAAAGCTGAACTGAGAAAGGTTAAACAGTTTATATCATGAGAAGacttgtgtttttctttctttgtgtgGTTTTTCAAGAAAGTCAATGTGTGTATTTACACTCTTGCATCATGTAATTCAAATTTGTAGACTGAAGGGCAGAATAGACCAATTTATAAATGATTTAACTACATAAATGTTATGATTAATTGGAAACAAATGGTTTGATGCCATGCTAAGATACAAGGGAAGATTATTGGGCTTTGATCAAACAGGAAAGTCTTGGGTTATCAATCAGAAGAGAGAAGCCAGAGATTCAATTTGCTATTAGActagatcattttttttgtcttttgaggAGAATAGAGGCAGGATGGTGTTGGATATCTGATTAACTCTACTTGTTGATACCTTATCTAGCACCCATATAATTTACAGGTCCTTAAAAAAGTCACCTAATGTATTCCTGTAGTTTTCATTCTTAAAACAAGCCATTGTTGCAAATTTACCACTTAAATTAGCTTTGAGCGACACTTGGTTGCCTTATATTTTGGACAGAGTAGACTGGTAGAAAAAGATGGTATTATGTtggattcttttaattgatcaaTATGGTTGATAAATGATATGTTATTTCCATTGATACAGGTTCATTTATGCTCTAATGGAAATTTACATGATTCTTTGAGAATGTATAGGGGATGGATTTAGTGGTGGTATGGGCCTATGTGGGGGCGTGGGGTTATGGTATTTTGCGTAAGCAAAATCATGTCTtgaatccataatgtttttttttttttttgaaaatagctCCTTGCTGCATAAATGGCTCGATGTTTTACTTGTACTGCTTCAGCCTTGGCATGTCATCAATAGATCACCACCTCAGGAAAAGAAATGGACTAAATTATTGGAGAATAGATCTCTCACTTAAAACTGAATTTTGGCTAAAAATTAGGAGAGCAGATATCAATGTGTTTCAAGAGCACATTTGACACTGTTAATTTGTCAATATTTGACTCTTGTCAGGCCATAAAAGTAAAACATACAAGTTGATGCTCCAAAGCTATAATAGTCCACAGAGCATACCCAAGCTTACACCTAATGAGTAAGAGAACAATGTGTGTCTgcaaatatttgttttgcagTCCGAAATCAGAATCGTGTATTGTTGATAATTGTAGAATGGGAGAAGAGCCCTACAACAACAACAGCATTGATTGGCGATTCTATTCCATGTTTGTAATAGTTCTCTTTTATATATGTAATTGAGCTTATTGTGTTTTACTTTTTGCAAAATATGCACATATATTTTGATggagttttgaattttgagttGGGATTTGGACTTTGATAGCTATTGTTGGAGATATAACACCATCAAATGGTGTGCCTAAACAAGAAAAGAGTAGGCTGGAGCAAGCGGCTTTAAATGAAATGTGTTGAGTTCTTGGTGGACTGAGGGTTGCTCAAATACTGAATCTTGCTATCTTGACTTTTAGCAGTTTCAGCTTTGAGTTTTCTGGAactaaatattttcattttttcagcTGAAGAGATCAAAGAGTTATGGGCGGAGTATGAAAACAATGCTTCCTTGGAGGCCAACCTTGTCGAAGACTTTgacaaagtttgaatttttgaatGATGCTATAAAGAAACAGGTCTATGGTTCCAAATGCTTCTTCAattgattttcttgttattgCAATGTGCGGTGAAAGTC
This window contains:
- the LOC133697670 gene encoding uncharacterized protein LOC133697670; its protein translation is MRSVEESESMTGNSSASSAIDFPTLCHRLKLKRSKSYGRSMKTMLPWRPTLSKTLTKFEFLNDAIKKQVEMILRALEYEMGGLSDEFKCSASKEFSFDVMFSQNMGRCWMSVSFQQQENFKL